The Rhododendron vialii isolate Sample 1 chromosome 8a, ASM3025357v1 genome has a window encoding:
- the LOC131298347 gene encoding uncharacterized protein LOC131298347 — protein sequence MASKIPLKSLPRLFSLIRNPISRNLSTAETQTQKLERIADELLSLNKLERFDYSVLFRHKMGLNNYGPAVSGPSPAASSPSVGAGSADVKAAEKTAFDVKLEKFDAGAKIKIIKEVRSFTELGLKEAKDLVEKAPVVVKKGVAKEEADSIVEKLKGLGATVVLE from the coding sequence ATGGCCTCCAAAATCCCACTCAAAAGCCTACCGAGACTCTTCTCTCTCATCCGAAACCCTATCTCGCGCAACCTCTCTACAGCCGAGACCCAAACCCAGAAGCTGGAGCGAATAGCGGACGAGCTCCTCAGCCTCAACAAGCTCGAAAGATTCGATTACTCGGTCCTGTTCCGCCACAAGATGGGCCTCAACAACTACGGCCCGGCCGTATCGGGCCCGTCGCCCGCGGCTTCGTCGCCTTCGGTCGGGGCTGGATCGGCGGACGTGAAGGCGGCGGAGAAGACGGCGTTCGACGTGAAGCTGGAGAAGTTCGACGCGGGGGCGAAGATCAAGATCATAAAGGAGGTGAGGAGCTTTACGGAATTGGGATTGAAGGAGGCCAAGGATTTGGTCGAGAAGGCACCGGTCGTGGTGAAGAAAGGGGTTGCCAAGGAAGAGGCGGATTCGATCGTGGAGAAACTCAAGGGGTTGGGTGCCAC